Genomic DNA from Marnyiella aurantia:
TCTGGAAGTTGTGCTTCTCATTTCCAGCTTCTTCCGGTGTGTGGGTGGTGAAGACCAGTTTTTCCCTGACCTTTTGAAGGTCACCGTTATATTTCTCAAGTAAATGAAATGCTGCGGGTAGGCCGTGAGCTTCATTAAGGTGGTATACCTCTCTTTCAAGATTCAGTTCCTCCAGCAGTCTTGCACCACCTTTACCAAGTAAAATATACTGCGCGATTTTTGTGGATTCGTTGGCATCGTACAGACGGTGACAGATGGTTTTGGAAAGATGATCGTTTTCCGGTACGTCTGTGGACAGAAAGAACATGGGTGCCGTATTAAATATTTCAGGATCCAGGTAAAAAACTTTTACCCAAACCTTTGCTGAATGAATTTCAATCTGGAACTTCAGTTCTGTATCTGTAAGATAAGTATACATTTTTCTGGTCCAGGTAGGTTGAAGCGTCTGGTCGTGATTGCGTGCCTGATCATAATAGCCAAATTTCCAAAGAATTCCTATTCCTACAACGTCCTGTTTTAGGTTGTAAACACTACGCATATGCGAGCCCGCTAGAAATCCTAATCCTCCCGAATAGATTTTAAGCGCCTGGTCAATTGCAAATTCCATGGAGAAATAGGCAGTCTTTTTAGCGTATTCACTGTTAATAGGATACGGCATTACGTAGTTCTTAAAATCCATAAGTTGGTTTTTCATCATAGTCCTGCAAATATAAATAATTATTATGCCTATCAGGGTGGTATTATTGTATTACCAGCTCTCTATTAATTTTGGCAGCAGGCCGGTATAACCGTAACGCACAAGACCAATAAATGCCAGCATGAAAACAGCTGTAATTATATAAAACAGGGAGATGAAGTAAGTTAGGAACATGGACCAAAAGGAGCGAATAATGACGAACCGCTTGCGTACACAGTCGCAAAACTGAATTAACGAAATCGTGATTAGGAGCCACGAGATTAAATAGAACCAACCTATGCTTATACCGGCTAATTGATTAAACGGAATAAAAAAAGCATATACCGCTAAAGACTGCGCGGTAAGAAAAAGCAGGATTACAAGCCATTCCGCGTAATTATATCTGTATTTTCTGAAACCCAGATAAAAACCAAGTGCAGCAGCGGGCAGCATAAGCAATACTGTTATGGCAAAATGGCCTCCCAGCCAGTTAAATATCTCCCGGAAATACTCAATAAGGCCTTGAAAGTCAACATACTTGGATGCTGCTGTGTCAGTGATTTGGGTGGTGATTCTTTCACCTTCTTCCTGGTTCTCCGTCCGGGGTTTCAACATATACTGAATAAGCGAGCACAGAGATCCAAGAATCACCACCAGCAAAAGAGGTTTAAAATGCGGTTGCCTTTTTCCGTCCAGGTAGTCGCGGAGCATATGACCTGGTCGCGTAAACAGTTGTCGCAAGGTATATAGGATTCCGCCGTCTACATGAAATATTCCATGCTGAATTTCGTGAATGAGAAAATGAAAATCAATGCGGTGTGTAGCAGTCTTTTGGCCACAGTGGTGGCAGAATTTCTGATGCAGAAGCAGATGTTGCCCACAGTTCTTGCATCTTTTGTCAGGCTGGATCATCAGTTTGTTTTTATCAAATTTATAAAAAGAGATGCAAAGAGTTGTGAAAGCTTTACGAAATATCGTATTCTGATGACTAATTTAAACATTAGAATTTCCGAACACGTTTAACAGAACGAAAACGGTTACTTGCAAGTAGTTTTAATAAAACGGTCACAGACTTCTACTGTGAAGTCGTGGAATTTGTGATAATTATCAATGCTGATTTAAATCACTTAAAACTAGGTGTTTATGAATGTGTGCTGCGTAAATTTACTGCAATAAACTGTTGCTATGGAAAGTTCAGAGAAGTATGTGGATCTAGCAGAAACCCTTGGGCAACTGAAAATCCATGCGCCACAGAGTTTCGAGGAGTTCTGTACTATGTTTTTGGGTTTTAATTTTATTGATTTTGATAATCACTTTCGTTTGTCAGGCATTATCGTGAAACAGAAAGAATTCATGTCGGTTCCTGTATTCCGTGGTAAGTTCATCGCTGAACTGCTGCTATGGGGTCCTGATACCTGCACTCCCATATATGATCACCATAAATTTGATATGAGGATAAAGGTTCTTAAAGGGCTGTTAACTGAAGTACTGTATCGTGAGAACGAAAATTTCATCGAATATGACGGGGTCTTTACTTCACTGCCAGGTCATGTTTTTCCGCAAAAGGAATATGGAATACACTCAATGATAAACGGTTCAGGCGGAAGCTCGGTCAGCCTGCATCTGTATAATACCACAGATTTCGTCGTTAGTGATTTTAGATTGTTTGATACGGCACTAAGAAAGGTCTTTAAAATGTCCGGAAATTCAGATTCCTATACATGGTATCAGGCTGATTCTTTGACTGCTGAGGTTGTTAAGACAGAACTAGAGTAGATTGCAGATGTAAAAGATAAATTGCCGGAATGATTGTTCTGTTTTTGTGATATATAGGGGGCGCATATCGGGAATAATTAGTAAATTTGCACCCACAAAGTATGAGGTCCATGAATACCAAAACAGCAGCATATCATACCTTGGGCTGCAAGCTCAATTTTGCTGAAACTTCCACCATTGCCAGGCAGCTTACGGAGGCCGGCTATTCTAAGGTGGACTTTGACGATGCGGCACAGGTGTATGTGATCAATACCTGCTCCGTTACCGAAAACGCTGACCGCGAATGTAAACTTCATGTAAAACGTGCCATGAAGGCCAATCCGGAAGGACTTGTGGTCGTGGTGGGGTGTTATGCTCAGCTTAAACCTGAAGAAATTTCATGTATTGAAGGTGTAGACCTTGTATTGGGTGCCCGGGAAAAGTTCAACATCCTGAGTTATCTGGATGATCTGCAGAAATCCGGGCAGCATGCTACTGTACACTCCTGTGAGATTGAAGAGGCAGATTTTTTTACTGGAAGCTATTCTATTGGAGACCGTACCCGTGCTTTCCTTAAAGTGCAGGATGGCTGCGATTATAAATGTACCTACTGTACAATCCCGCTGGCCCGCGGAATATCCCGTTCTGATACCATTGAAAATGTAGTGCGTCATGCTGAAGATATCTCGCGCAGAGGAATTAAAGAGATTGTTCTTACCGGTGTTAATATCGGCGATTACGGTAAAGGGGAGTTCGGCAACAAAAAACATGAACATACCTTCCTGGATCTTATTTCCGAACTGGACCGCGTAAACGGAATCGAAAGGATACGAATCTCTTCTATTGAGCCAAACCTTCTGAAGGACGAAAGTATTGCACTTGTAGCTGCCAGCCGCAGTTTTGTTCCCCATTTTCATATCCCGCTGCAGTCGGGCAGTGATGAAGTTCTGAAGAAGATGAAGCGCCGCTACCTTACCGGTCTTTATGAAGACCGTATAAACAGCATACGTACTTTGATGCCTCATGCCGCGATAGGTGTTGATGTGATTGTTGGTTTCCCCGGGGAAACTGAAGCGCATTTTATGGAAACCTATCAGTTTATTAGCAGATTACCTGTGAGTTATCTCCATGTCTTTACGTACTCCGAAAGAGAGAATACCGAAGCTGCGGCCATGGAAGGCATAGTGCCGGTTGCAGAGCGTAAAAGGAGGAATAAAATGCTCAGAATACTTTCGGAGAAAAAGAAAATGGCCTTTTATGAAAACCAGCTTGGGAATTCATTTCCTGTGCTGTGGGAGCATGATGTAAAAGCTGGGATGATGTTCGGCTTTACCGAAAATTATATCCGTGTAAAAAAACCGTTTGACGAAAGTTCTGTGAACCAAATTGAGACTGTAAAACTGTTCAGAACCGAACAGGATGGAACAGTTACAGTCATTCCGACATTCGAAAATTTTCTGGTCAGCGTTTAAAATTAAATTATTTACTTTTATTCCGCTGGACTATACCAGCGGACTTTTGTTATATGCATAAATCAATAATAATTAATAATTAATCAGTTTACTAACCAATACCATTATATTTTTTACCATGAGAGATAAGTTTTTAGTCTGGGGCGCAATACTTGTAGTAGGAACACTGGTCGTGTCGCTGCTGATCCGTGCACATTACTGGATTCCCATCCTGCTGCTGTGTTTTTATTTACTGGGACTGTATAACATTACCCAATCTAAGCATGCCATCTTACGAAACTTCCCGGTTTTGGGATATTTCCGTTATTTCTTCGAAGGTATTTCACCGGAAATGCAGCAGTATTTTATCGAAAGGGAAACCGACGGCAAGCCTTTTCCCCGAAATGAGCGTTCCGCTGCCTACAGAAGGGCCAAGAATCTAGGCGATACGGTAGCCTTCGGTACACAGTTGGACATTAACCACAGGAAATATGAAGGTATTAAACATTCCATCTACGCAAAGTCGCCTAAAGAGGAACTTCCGCGTGTCCTGGTGGGCAATGAACAATGTGCAAAACCTTACAGTGCTTCACTTTTCAATATCTCTGCAATGAGTTTTGGCTCCCTTAGTGACCGTGCGCAGCTATCACTGAATAAAGGAGCAAAAAAGGGTAATTTTTACCACAATACCGGCGAGGGTGGAATATCAACTTATCACCTGGAAGGTGGCGATCTTTGCTGGCAAATCGGTACCGGATATTTTGGATGTCGCGACGAGCACGGCAAATTCTCACCGGAACTCTTCGCTCAGAAGGCCAGTATCGAAAATGTGAAGATGATTGAAATTAAACTTTCACAGGGCGCCAAACCAGGACATGGTGGTGTCTTGCCTGGAGTTAAAAATACACCTGAGATTGCAAAAATCAGACACGTCATGCCTGGTATGACTATTATTTCGCCACCAGGGCATTCTTCATTTTCAGATGCTGCAGGATTGTTAAGATTTGTACATCAGCTGCGGGAACTCTCGGGAGGAAAACCTGTGGGTTTCAAACTCTGTATCGGTGATACGAAGGAGTTTGAAGATATCTGTGTACAAATGAACGTTTTGAAAATATATCCCGATTTTATTACCGTTGACGGAGCCGAAGGTGGAACCGGTGCTGCACCGCCAGAGTTTTCGGATGGTGTAGGGATGCCTTTGGAACCTGCATTGATTTTCGTAAATTCAACACTTACCAATTACAACCTTAGAGACAAACTGAGAGTTATTGCCAGTGGTAAAGTGCTCACCAGCCTCGATATTCTGCGTGCGGTGGCTATGGGTGCCGATATCTGTAACAATGCCCGTGGATTTATGTTTGCACTTGGTTGCATTCAAGCCTTAAGATGTAATACCAATGCATGTCCTACCGGTGTGGCCACGCAGGATAAAATGCTGATTAAGGGTCTTGATGTTACAGATAAATCTGAACGTGTCTATCACTTCCATAAGAACACCTTAAGAACCTGTAATGAGCTTATTGCAGCTGCAGGGCGCGAGACTTACGAGGAAGTGGATGCCAGCATGTTTATGCGTGGAGATGAGTTTGAACATCTGTCCGATGTTTACTTCCCGGATATCCTGGGAAATGTGAAAAACAGACGTAACTAAAAGAAGAAGGAGGTTCAATTTGAACCTCCTTCTTTTTATCTTTATTAACCCGATGCTTATGGGCGGGGCGTTGTTTTATACACCTGAAAATTGAATATTACGCTTCTGTTTCGCATAGAATAACCTGCATGGCTGTAGTGAGGATCTCTCGCAAATGCCGCGCGGGACGGAACAATGATCACGCCCTGTAGGTTATAACCGCTGTCATCACTAAGGTCGAAAGCTCTGAAATTCTGCAGCGCTTCACGGAATCCTTCAATCTCATAAAAACTTCTCTGTTTGGCCACATCAGCCGTAGCTGCATCCAGCACGGATTGTTTTACATAGTAATAGGAAGGATCTACTTCAGGAACACCTGCGCCGTCTATCGAGCTTTTGAAGGCAAACGGTGCGATGAACGCTACATTGCCGTCTGTATTCGCAGCTACATATGAGTTAGCGCGTGACATCAGTCTTATGATATCTGTAGAACCGATTGCCGTTCCCGGATCCGGTTGTGCGCCCTGACGCACGATGTAGATGACACCGGAAGGAAGAGTTACAGGACTCATCTCACTCAGTTTGGTATAATTGTCGTCCGCAGGATCAGTTTCACTAAAGGCCCGGATACTGCCCAGCGCATCAAGATAGTGTGCGGTCAAAAATTTCTGAATGGCCTGATCGTCATAAGAGTTCTGAACCTGCACTGTTTCCGGTTCTGTGTAAGTATCCGTTGGATCGTCTTCTTCCTTCCTGCACGAAGTAAGGGCAAAAAGGGCGACAGTGCTATATAGCAGAATTTTTTTCATTTTAAATTATTGGTTAAATTGCTGAAAATTATTTGACACAAAAGTATAAAAAATTATGAGAATTGATAAGTTTTTGTGGAGTGTGCGGTTTTATAAGACCCGCAGCATTGCGGCAGACGAAATAAAGAAGAACAGGGTTTTCATTGGAGAAAACACTGTAAAATCTTCTAAAGAGGTGAAGGAGGGAGATGTAATCAAGATCCGTAAAAACCAGATCAACTATAAAATCAAGATTCTGCAGGTACCCAAAAGCCGTTTAGGTGCCAAGCTTGTTCCCCTGCATATCGTTGATCAGACAGACAAACAGGAATATGAACTGCTGAAACTGCGCCGTGACGAGCAGAATTACTACCGTTTGAAGGGAGAGGGTAGGCCTACAAAGAAAGACCGCCGGAGTATAGATGAGTTTACCGATGATGATAATGATGTGACTGAAGATACAGAATGGGGTGATTTCTTCAGCGGTCTGGAGGAGGAAGAAGAGGACTAGAAAACCAGCGAGGTAATTTCTTCAGCAATCTGGTCCGGAGACTTGCCCGCACAGTTTATAGTATACCGTGCCTGGCTGTAACAGGGATTGCGTTCGAACAAATGTTTAGCTATAAACTCCTGAAGTTCCTCATCGGGAACTTTCGCAATAAGCGGTCTTTTTATCTTGTGCCTGCGCAGTCTGTCTGTAAGAACCGGTACGGGCGTCATCAGGAAAAAAGTGAGTGACCGGTGATTCAGAGCTTCCATATTGTTGTAGTAGCATGGTGTACCACCCCCCAGGCTCAAAATGGCATTGTTTTTAGCCGCAAGCAATTCCTCCAGTACTTCTCTTTCCTGTTTGCGGAAGTAGATTTCACCTTTTTTTTCAAAGATATCACTGACGGGCATCCTGTTTTTTTTAGAAATCTCGCCATCGAGATCCACATACTCAAAATCCAGTTTTTCACTTAATAATTTGGATACGTGAGTTTTACCGCAACCCATGTATCCAAGCAGACTGATGATCATAGTTTTAATTTGTACAAAGTTGTAAATTTATTTTGAGAGTTTAAAAAAAATCATATCTTTGCACCACTTTTTAGAACAGGATATCTGGGATGAAAATGACCGACTTGGTAGCTCAGCTGGTAGAGCAATACACTTTTAATGTATGGGTCCTGGGTTCGAACCCCAGCCAAGTCACAAACAAGAATTCCTGCAGCAATGACGGATTTTTTGCCTGTGTGGTGAAATTGGTAGACACGCCATCTTGAGGGGGTGGTTTCCTATGGATGTGCTGGTTCGAGTCCAGTCGCAGGCACACAAGAAATGACGGTAAACCGTTTCAATCACAGACCGACCTGGTAGCTCAGCTGGTAGAGCAATACACTTTTAATGTATGGGTCCTGGGTTCGAGCCCCAGCCAGGTCACAGATTTGCTGCAAAGTAAATTTTTTTCATATTAATATTTTGTGATTTGGTGTTCAAAAGCCTTCCTTACGGGAGGCTTTTGATATTTCAGGATGTTTCTAATCCAGATGCAGGTTATCTATAAGACGTACGTTTCCTACAAATACCACCAGGAAT
This window encodes:
- a CDS encoding shikimate kinase, producing MIISLLGYMGCGKTHVSKLLSEKLDFEYVDLDGEISKKNRMPVSDIFEKKGEIYFRKQEREVLEELLAAKNNAILSLGGGTPCYYNNMEALNHRSLTFFLMTPVPVLTDRLRRHKIKRPLIAKVPDEELQEFIAKHLFERNPCYSQARYTINCAGKSPDQIAEEITSLVF
- the mtaB gene encoding tRNA (N(6)-L-threonylcarbamoyladenosine(37)-C(2))-methylthiotransferase MtaB — protein: MRSMNTKTAAYHTLGCKLNFAETSTIARQLTEAGYSKVDFDDAAQVYVINTCSVTENADRECKLHVKRAMKANPEGLVVVVGCYAQLKPEEISCIEGVDLVLGAREKFNILSYLDDLQKSGQHATVHSCEIEEADFFTGSYSIGDRTRAFLKVQDGCDYKCTYCTIPLARGISRSDTIENVVRHAEDISRRGIKEIVLTGVNIGDYGKGEFGNKKHEHTFLDLISELDRVNGIERIRISSIEPNLLKDESIALVAASRSFVPHFHIPLQSGSDEVLKKMKRRYLTGLYEDRINSIRTLMPHAAIGVDVIVGFPGETEAHFMETYQFISRLPVSYLHVFTYSERENTEAAAMEGIVPVAERKRRNKMLRILSEKKKMAFYENQLGNSFPVLWEHDVKAGMMFGFTENYIRVKKPFDESSVNQIETVKLFRTEQDGTVTVIPTFENFLVSV
- a CDS encoding FMN-binding glutamate synthase family protein: MRDKFLVWGAILVVGTLVVSLLIRAHYWIPILLLCFYLLGLYNITQSKHAILRNFPVLGYFRYFFEGISPEMQQYFIERETDGKPFPRNERSAAYRRAKNLGDTVAFGTQLDINHRKYEGIKHSIYAKSPKEELPRVLVGNEQCAKPYSASLFNISAMSFGSLSDRAQLSLNKGAKKGNFYHNTGEGGISTYHLEGGDLCWQIGTGYFGCRDEHGKFSPELFAQKASIENVKMIEIKLSQGAKPGHGGVLPGVKNTPEIAKIRHVMPGMTIISPPGHSSFSDAAGLLRFVHQLRELSGGKPVGFKLCIGDTKEFEDICVQMNVLKIYPDFITVDGAEGGTGAAPPEFSDGVGMPLEPALIFVNSTLTNYNLRDKLRVIASGKVLTSLDILRAVAMGADICNNARGFMFALGCIQALRCNTNACPTGVATQDKMLIKGLDVTDKSERVYHFHKNTLRTCNELIAAAGRETYEEVDASMFMRGDEFEHLSDVYFPDILGNVKNRRN
- a CDS encoding DUF3667 domain-containing protein, with protein sequence MIQPDKRCKNCGQHLLLHQKFCHHCGQKTATHRIDFHFLIHEIQHGIFHVDGGILYTLRQLFTRPGHMLRDYLDGKRQPHFKPLLLVVILGSLCSLIQYMLKPRTENQEEGERITTQITDTAASKYVDFQGLIEYFREIFNWLGGHFAITVLLMLPAAALGFYLGFRKYRYNYAEWLVILLFLTAQSLAVYAFFIPFNQLAGISIGWFYLISWLLITISLIQFCDCVRKRFVIIRSFWSMFLTYFISLFYIITAVFMLAFIGLVRYGYTGLLPKLIESW
- a CDS encoding cupin domain-containing protein produces the protein MESSEKYVDLAETLGQLKIHAPQSFEEFCTMFLGFNFIDFDNHFRLSGIIVKQKEFMSVPVFRGKFIAELLLWGPDTCTPIYDHHKFDMRIKVLKGLLTEVLYRENENFIEYDGVFTSLPGHVFPQKEYGIHSMINGSGGSSVSLHLYNTTDFVVSDFRLFDTALRKVFKMSGNSDSYTWYQADSLTAEVVKTELE
- a CDS encoding RNA-binding S4 domain-containing protein, translated to MRIDKFLWSVRFYKTRSIAADEIKKNRVFIGENTVKSSKEVKEGDVIKIRKNQINYKIKILQVPKSRLGAKLVPLHIVDQTDKQEYELLKLRRDEQNYYRLKGEGRPTKKDRRSIDEFTDDDNDVTEDTEWGDFFSGLEEEEED